A genome region from Nitrospinota bacterium includes the following:
- a CDS encoding MotA/TolQ/ExbB proton channel family protein codes for MIDVILKGGILMIPILLCSVLALGIVIEKLITLRRKRVIPYEVLKKVEGLLREKNISDATSLCKKNQSVMTRILLAAILHQVKNRAEIKEIIEDAGRHEVPILERYTTSLGTIASISPLLGLLGTVTGMIKVFTVIAFEGVGHPMALAGGISEALITTAAGLVVAIPTLIFYNYFISKSESLIVEMEKNSLRILSILKRD; via the coding sequence ATGATCGATGTAATTTTAAAAGGAGGGATTTTGATGATTCCTATCCTTTTGTGTTCTGTATTGGCATTAGGGATCGTCATAGAAAAATTAATTACCCTAAGGAGGAAAAGGGTCATCCCGTATGAGGTTTTGAAAAAAGTGGAAGGTCTTCTTAGGGAAAAAAATATCTCTGATGCAACATCCCTTTGTAAAAAGAATCAGTCAGTCATGACAAGAATCCTCTTAGCTGCTATTCTCCATCAGGTTAAAAATAGGGCTGAGATTAAGGAGATTATTGAAGACGCGGGGAGGCACGAGGTCCCTATCTTAGAGAGATATACTACTTCTCTTGGGACAATTGCAAGCATATCCCCTTTATTAGGGCTACTGGGCACGGTTACAGGGATGATCAAGGTTTTTACTGTCATAGCTTTTGAAGGGGTTGGTCATCCCATGGCATTAGCTGGAGGAATATCAGAGGCCCTTATAACAACTGCGGCAGGATTAGTGGTGGCCATTCCTACCCTCATCTTTTATAATTATTTTATTTCTAAAAGCGAGTCCTTAATCGTTGAAATGGAAAAGAATTCCTTAAGGATACTGAGTATATTAAAAAGAGATTAG
- a CDS encoding biopolymer transporter ExbD, whose amino-acid sequence MKFSIKKRIKPSLNITPLIDVVLLLLIFFMISTTFVVQPGINVNLPQTVTSEKQIRKDIVIIITKDNTIYINEKKIDLRDVLKEFKAEHEKNRDALLIIKADKKVSHGEVVNIMDLAKQAGISSMAIATIPKEF is encoded by the coding sequence GTGAAATTTAGTATTAAAAAACGAATAAAACCCAGTTTAAATATAACACCCCTTATTGATGTAGTTCTTCTACTTCTTATATTCTTTATGATTTCTACTACTTTTGTTGTTCAGCCAGGAATTAATGTAAACTTACCCCAGACCGTTACCTCTGAGAAACAGATAAGAAAAGATATTGTGATAATCATCACAAAAGATAATACAATTTATATCAATGAAAAAAAGATAGATTTAAGAGATGTATTAAAAGAATTTAAGGCTGAACATGAAAAAAATAGGGATGCCCTCCTCATTATAAAGGCAGATAAGAAAGTCTCTCACGGCGAAGTCGTTAATATAATGGATCTAGCGAAACAGGCTGGAATATCCAGCATGGCAATCGCCACCATTCCTAAGGAGTTTTAA
- a CDS encoding TonB family protein, with product MNKELNLGIFISLLIHIFVVILFPGFLRPVINKINYIEIEFIPSEEIFSLKRDKKDYIKGPKTDLKPLIQKAEELGSKRMMRSFTKLKLPAISSREKNQIRVKEYETQKKRISKILEELSYKTNMLDKGISSLEGFPDKEMRKVPTGLFNKEELAKRELLTEEIDKKSIEEKEIEPIYEKIKGPVAKRRRVVYKPPLPTDSEAEGEIELKFWVLPDGTVGRIVALKKGNPQLEDEAIRYLKKWKFNPLSNKTEKEEWGIIPLRFILK from the coding sequence ATGAATAAGGAGTTAAATTTAGGTATTTTTATCTCTCTTCTTATCCATATTTTTGTTGTGATTCTTTTTCCAGGATTTTTAAGACCGGTTATCAATAAGATCAATTATATAGAGATTGAATTTATTCCAAGCGAGGAAATCTTTTCCTTAAAAAGAGATAAAAAAGATTACATAAAAGGCCCCAAAACCGATTTGAAACCCCTCATTCAAAAGGCAGAAGAGCTAGGTTCTAAAAGAATGATGAGGAGTTTTACAAAGCTGAAACTCCCTGCTATCTCATCAAGAGAAAAAAATCAGATCAGAGTTAAGGAATATGAAACGCAAAAAAAGAGAATAAGTAAGATTCTTGAAGAATTATCGTATAAAACAAATATGTTGGATAAAGGTATTTCGTCCTTAGAAGGTTTTCCAGATAAAGAGATGAGGAAGGTTCCCACTGGTTTGTTTAACAAGGAAGAGCTTGCTAAAAGGGAACTCCTAACCGAAGAGATCGATAAGAAATCTATAGAAGAAAAAGAGATTGAGCCCATTTATGAAAAGATAAAAGGACCCGTAGCAAAGAGAAGAAGGGTTGTTTATAAACCTCCTCTTCCCACAGATTCAGAGGCTGAAGGAGAGATTGAGCTAAAATTTTGGGTTCTTCCTGATGGAACAGTTGGAAGAATCGTCGCACTGAAAAAGGGGAATCCCCAATTAGAAGATGAGGCGATAAGATATCTTAAGAAGTGGAAATTTAATCCCTTATCAAATAAAACAGAAAAGGAAGAATGGGGCATCATACCCCTTCGGTTTATCTTAAAGTAG
- a CDS encoding motility protein A: MTTFFGIISGGALLFIAIFQQGGFMVFINKNALMITMGGTLAATLISFPFPRILSVIKILINVFRKDIQKPSAYIRRIVNLAFKARKESLLSLDDEAKKIPNRFLRKGIEMIVDGETPEMIRDVLETDLGFLNSRHYAGENIFRTAGKFAPAFGLIGTLIGLIAMLRGLGSGDINTLGPGMAVALVTTFYGAMMANLFLLPVAEKLRSRTEEEILQAQIIIEGVLMIQSGTNPRIIEQKLNSFLPPDLRTSYYKIFQKKYKKMEKEQNPQ, from the coding sequence ATGACAACTTTTTTTGGAATAATAAGTGGTGGCGCCCTCCTTTTTATTGCTATCTTTCAGCAGGGGGGATTCATGGTTTTCATTAATAAAAACGCCCTCATGATTACAATGGGAGGAACATTAGCAGCAACCCTTATCAGCTTTCCCTTTCCGAGAATATTGAGTGTGATTAAGATCTTAATTAATGTATTTAGAAAGGATATTCAAAAACCTTCAGCATATATCCGAAGGATAGTCAATCTTGCTTTTAAGGCGAGAAAAGAGTCTTTATTGAGCTTAGATGATGAAGCAAAAAAGATACCCAACAGATTTTTGAGAAAAGGGATTGAGATGATTGTTGATGGAGAAACCCCTGAGATGATAAGAGATGTATTAGAAACGGATTTAGGTTTTCTCAATTCAAGACACTATGCCGGAGAAAATATATTCCGTACTGCTGGGAAGTTCGCCCCTGCATTTGGACTCATAGGAACCCTGATAGGGCTTATCGCAATGTTAAGGGGGCTAGGTTCTGGCGATATCAACACATTAGGTCCAGGCATGGCAGTAGCCTTAGTCACGACTTTTTACGGAGCGATGATGGCAAATCTCTTTTTACTTCCCGTAGCAGAAAAATTGAGATCAAGGACTGAAGAAGAAATCCTGCAAGCTCAGATAATCATTGAAGGAGTTCTCATGATACAATCGGGTACAAATCCCAGAATTATAGAGCAAAAACTAAACTCGTTCCTCCCACCAGACTTAAGAACATCCTATTACAAGATTTTCCAAAAAAAGTATAAAAAGATGGAAAAAGAACAGAATCCCCAGTGA
- a CDS encoding OmpA family protein: MRPFLIKSNRDDEGATWIVIWGDMLAVILTFFILLVGISEIDTAKYSEIATELSDSLGGSLEGELGSHGKDSELATLGIKTDLIDLNTLAKKIKEAIAEQNLEEALDITIDHRGAVLSAPGETFFKSGEADILGKGVLFLRKLSALLKTVPYNILVEGHTDDVPINTPRYPSNWELSTGRASSVVRFFIEEENIPPQRLSAAGYAEYKPRFPQIPENRAKNRRVEIIILRKKK; encoded by the coding sequence ATGAGACCATTTTTAATAAAATCGAATCGTGATGATGAGGGTGCTACTTGGATAGTGATCTGGGGTGATATGCTTGCCGTCATCCTTACTTTCTTTATCTTATTAGTTGGTATCTCTGAGATAGATACTGCAAAGTATTCTGAGATTGCAACCGAACTAAGCGATTCACTTGGAGGAAGTTTAGAGGGAGAGTTAGGTTCACATGGCAAGGATAGTGAGTTAGCCACTCTGGGTATTAAAACCGATTTGATCGATTTGAATACATTGGCTAAGAAGATTAAGGAAGCCATTGCTGAGCAAAACCTTGAAGAAGCTCTGGATATCACTATAGACCATAGAGGCGCGGTACTCTCTGCTCCTGGAGAGACATTTTTTAAATCAGGGGAGGCAGACATCCTTGGAAAAGGGGTTCTTTTTTTAAGAAAGTTGTCAGCCCTTCTGAAGACGGTACCTTATAATATACTCGTTGAAGGACATACAGACGATGTCCCGATAAATACTCCAAGGTATCCTTCAAACTGGGAGCTCTCCACAGGGAGAGCATCGAGTGTGGTAAGATTCTTTATAGAGGAGGAAAACATTCCTCCTCAGCGTCTTTCTGCCGCTGGTTATGCTGAATACAAGCCCCGCTTCCCTCAAATTCCTGAAAATCGGGCAAAGAATAGAAGAGTAGAGATCATTATACTCAGGAAAAAGAAATAA
- a CDS encoding tetratricopeptide repeat protein, with product GIIFSYYHLEKYELFLEEGRKFIKEFKEHSLSKNLQYQIGEYYYSKKDLNRALESYSYILNYHPSHEMADGSLFRIGQINLLKKDYYKAAVFFKKLFISYPKSTYLPDAQFLLGDSFFYMKDYKRALKEYDKFINTYSESSLIPEALFNSGLILSQNMNDQNKAEFYFKKIVEQYPNDSLKFDASLELGLIYKRIKKNEDAVRYLKEASLSKNDIIAAKAHLNLGDVYNSKGNLEKSISHYLKVFYLFSIQKDLAHLALIKAGDNYKKLGRYKEALTLYKKGIENSKSEEDRRYLGDKIKDIEKKIESKRSKDEKQ from the coding sequence TGGGATAATCTTTTCTTATTACCATTTAGAAAAATATGAACTTTTCCTTGAAGAAGGAAGAAAATTTATCAAAGAGTTTAAAGAGCATTCCCTAAGTAAAAACCTTCAGTATCAGATAGGAGAGTATTATTATTCGAAAAAGGATTTGAACAGGGCTCTTGAATCGTATAGTTATATTCTAAATTATCATCCTTCTCATGAGATGGCAGATGGTTCTTTATTCAGGATAGGGCAGATAAATCTTTTAAAGAAAGATTATTATAAGGCGGCTGTCTTTTTTAAAAAGTTATTTATCTCTTATCCAAAGAGCACCTATCTCCCTGATGCCCAGTTTTTATTAGGCGATTCTTTCTTTTATATGAAGGACTACAAAAGGGCCCTTAAAGAGTATGATAAGTTTATCAATACTTATTCAGAAAGCTCTCTCATTCCAGAAGCCTTATTTAATTCTGGACTGATTCTATCTCAAAATATGAATGATCAGAATAAGGCAGAATTTTATTTTAAGAAAATTGTAGAACAATACCCAAATGATTCTTTAAAATTTGATGCAAGTCTAGAGCTGGGTCTAATATATAAGAGAATTAAAAAAAATGAAGACGCCGTAAGATATTTAAAAGAGGCTTCACTCTCAAAAAATGATATAATTGCTGCAAAGGCCCATCTCAATTTAGGGGATGTTTATAACTCAAAAGGAAATCTTGAAAAGAGTATTAGTCATTATTTAAAGGTTTTTTATTTATTCTCAATACAGAAGGATTTAGCCCATCTTGCCTTGATAAAGGCTGGTGATAATTATAAGAAGCTAGGGAGATACAAAGAAGCCCTAACCCTTTATAAAAAGGGAATTGAAAATTCAAAAAGCGAAGAAGATCGAAGATATCTGGGGGACAAAATAAAGGATATTGAAAAAAAGATTGAAAGCAAGAGATCGAAAGATGAAAAGCAATGA